In the Candidatus Bathyarchaeia archaeon genome, AATGACTGCTCCCGTTTGGTGGTTCGGTCAATGAATTGGTCAACAAACGCCAACTCGCCGGGTTTGTATTCTTCTCGCAGAGAACCCACAGTGGAGACCGCTAAGACCCGTGTGACGCCCAGCTTTTTGAAGGCGCATATGTTGGCGCGGCTGTTCACGTCGGTGGGACGGATGGTGTGTTTGCGTCCGTGACGTGCTAAAAACGCCACTTTCTTGCCTGCTAACTCGCCGACAGTAAACGAGTCCGAAGGGGCACCGTAAGGAGTGTTAATTTCTACTTCTTGGATGTTTTTGAGTAAATTGGGGTCGTAAAGACCTGTTCCTCCGATAATTCCGATTTCGGCTTGCATGAGACCGTACTTCGGTGGTTTGACCTTATAAAAATAGCGACCGAAAAAACAGTCAAAACAGAATTCCAACACATCAACAGTACAGAAACAAGAACAGTTGTTAATTATTTGCCATAGTAAAGGAAAAGGGGTTTAGGCTTACGGCCTGATTTCTTTTCGCAAGAAAAGAATGTAAGATGCAATGAAGCACACAACCATGCCAACTGTTATTGCAGTGAATTGGGGCCAACTTGCTTCTATGCCCTGATTCGGGTTAAAGGAGCTTAAGGGGCTTACATAAACCGAGTACCCGCTTAAGATAATGCTGCAAGCAGAACTGTAAAGGTAAGACGGCGAAATGCTCTGGATTGCATTTTGCAGAGACGATCTTTGCTCTATTCTTTGCATGTACAACTGCGTTTGGCTCTGGTCAAACTGACCGCTACTTGAGGTCACGAACTGAATTTGCTGTATGGGAACAATTGCGTTAGCTATGAATGAAGCCAGAATGGTTATGACAAATAAGAAAAATATCCAAGTGAAAACAGTTGTCACCATGGCAGTTGTTGTTTTCTTAAAAACGGTCGAGAACAGAAGGCTTAGAGCAAGCCAAAACCCAAGGTAGAGAATAGTAAGCAAGGTAAATGCAATAATGCGGGAAACTTCAGCGGCAGTTGGTCCAAAGCCTACAATGGGAATTGCTAAACCAACCATTATGCCGACCGTGCTCACCGCCATAAGAGAAAGCGCGGAAATTCCAGCTAAAAATTTGCCGTTTACTACGGCATCACGGTATATAGGTTGGGTCAGAAGAACGGATAGGCTGCCACTTGAACGCTCCTTGTTGATTGCATCAAAGCCTAAAGCTAAACCGATAACGGGACCAAAATACATCATGAGATACGTGAAGGGTAAACCAGCGAAGGCACTGGTAAATATCGAGAGAAAGTTTGCTCCTCCAAAACTTACGCTGCTTATTGCGCCTTGGCTCATGTTAGTTTTGATGGAGGTGGCACCCTGATAGGCAGACATCGTGGCTAAGGCAAGGATGAGAACGAAAAGGATTATGAAACGTTTACTTCCTAAATGGTCGGCAAGTTCCTTTTTGAAAACGGTAACAAAATTTGCCATTAATCACCCTCCTCGTAGTAACGCAAGAAAATTTCCTCCAAACTATGCTCTTTGGGCTTCATAAGCAGAATAGTGGATTTATGTTTGGTTATTGTTTCAGATATTTCTCGAGCTTGGTTTTTCTCCATATGCACGTACAGCCGACTGTTTTCCTGAGTGACGGAAGTTACTCCGCTGATGTTTTCGATTTCTTTTACCAACTCCGCGGGAGTTTCTGTTAACTCAAACTCTAAGATGGAGTTATTGACTGCACCAAGTTTACTGGACAAGTTTTCTATGGTATCGTCG is a window encoding:
- a CDS encoding ABC transporter permease, producing the protein MANFVTVFKKELADHLGSKRFIILFVLILALATMSAYQGATSIKTNMSQGAISSVSFGGANFLSIFTSAFAGLPFTYLMMYFGPVIGLALGFDAINKERSSGSLSVLLTQPIYRDAVVNGKFLAGISALSLMAVSTVGIMVGLAIPIVGFGPTAAEVSRIIAFTLLTILYLGFWLALSLLFSTVFKKTTTAMVTTVFTWIFFLFVITILASFIANAIVPIQQIQFVTSSSGQFDQSQTQLYMQRIEQRSSLQNAIQSISPSYLYSSACSIILSGYSVYVSPLSSFNPNQGIEASWPQFTAITVGMVVCFIASYILFLRKEIRP